Proteins from one Deinococcus apachensis DSM 19763 genomic window:
- a CDS encoding gluconeogenesis factor YvcK family protein encodes MNELPRGRVEAVRAGGRRARMWMTPGMGVKRWLVLFVLCTLIGAVGFLHFTWTGPLHFIATRWILWLNALTEPNIMPLYGVGMAVMALALGGAFLSIVMLNRSMLRSTGTAPENALDVIYSKRTLSRGPRIVAVGGGTGLSNLLSGLKAHTGNITAIVTVADDGGSSGRLRQSLDMIAPGDLTDCYAALSDSPVLARLLLHRFGRGEGLEGHTFGNLLLATLSEEQGGLQGAMRDIHEVLRVRGQVFPATTRPATLVTRLSDGREVRGESGLARQVGEARVTDVRLEPPDLPALPAVLEAIRGAELIVLGPGSLFTSILPALLVPDIARAVRESGTPVVYVASLMTEPGETTSLSLEDHVSAITAHLGRAPNWVLTNSTPIPPDVQARYAAEGAQILDLKGASSDLRGRVRTAPLLQAGPTARHDPAALAQALLAMIAQMRSAA; translated from the coding sequence ATGAACGAGTTGCCGCGGGGGAGGGTGGAGGCCGTGCGGGCGGGGGGCCGCCGGGCGCGGATGTGGATGACGCCCGGCATGGGGGTCAAGCGCTGGCTGGTGCTGTTCGTCCTCTGCACCCTGATCGGGGCGGTGGGCTTCCTGCACTTCACCTGGACGGGGCCGCTGCACTTCATCGCCACCCGCTGGATTCTGTGGCTCAATGCGCTGACCGAGCCCAACATCATGCCGCTGTACGGGGTCGGCATGGCCGTGATGGCGCTCGCGCTGGGGGGGGCTTTTCTCTCCATCGTGATGCTCAACCGCTCCATGCTGCGCTCGACGGGGACGGCGCCGGAGAATGCGCTCGACGTGATCTACTCCAAACGCACCCTCTCGCGGGGACCGCGCATCGTGGCGGTCGGGGGCGGCACCGGGTTGTCGAACCTGCTCAGCGGGCTCAAGGCCCACACGGGTAACATCACCGCGATCGTGACTGTGGCGGACGACGGTGGGTCCAGCGGACGGCTGCGGCAGTCGCTGGACATGATCGCGCCCGGCGACCTCACCGACTGCTACGCGGCACTCTCAGACAGCCCGGTTCTCGCCCGGCTGCTGCTCCACCGCTTCGGCCGTGGGGAGGGGCTGGAGGGGCACACCTTCGGGAACCTGCTTCTCGCCACGCTCAGCGAGGAACAGGGCGGGCTTCAGGGGGCGATGCGCGACATCCACGAGGTGCTGCGGGTGCGCGGGCAGGTGTTTCCGGCCACGACCCGCCCGGCCACCCTGGTCACCCGGCTCTCCGACGGGCGCGAAGTGCGCGGCGAGAGCGGGTTGGCGCGGCAGGTGGGCGAGGCGCGGGTGACCGATGTGCGGCTGGAACCCCCCGACCTCCCCGCCCTGCCCGCCGTGCTGGAGGCGATCCGGGGGGCGGAACTCATCGTGCTGGGGCCGGGGAGCCTCTTTACCTCGATCCTCCCGGCGCTGCTGGTGCCCGACATTGCCCGGGCGGTGCGCGAGTCGGGCACGCCCGTCGTGTACGTCGCCAGCCTGATGACCGAACCCGGCGAGACCACCAGCCTGAGCCTGGAGGACCACGTGAGCGCGATCACCGCGCACCTGGGGCGGGCGCCGAACTGGGTCCTGACCAACAGCACCCCCATTCCCCCCGACGTGCAGGCCCGCTACGCCGCCGAGGGGGCGCAGATCCTCGACCTGAAGGGCGCGAGCAGTGACTTGCGGGGCCGGGTGCGGACCGCTCCCCTCCTGCAAGCGGGGCCGACCGCCCGCCACGACCCGGCCGCGCTGGCGCAGGCCCTGCTGGCGATGATCGCCCAGATGCGGAGCGCGGCCTGA
- a CDS encoding glucodextranase DOMON-like domain-containing protein, protein MLTLLAAALLTLADPAGDARGDGGYILPTRPAVGADALDLRRFQAGPQGSGMRFRVSLGRIENPWNAPSGFSANVTDVFVGGPVGGQRTLDNLRLSAAGGGWTYHLRVTGFGSTLERVSENGEGPASLTALPAPTVRVEGTDLVIDAAIPPGDYAYWVTSSVYSPLTPDGVLRPGATPGPTVLQAGRADAPVPVDVLLPSGDPAPFTGGTLPAVGETRDTRPLILAAVGGVGLLLVSLATLQLWRRT, encoded by the coding sequence GTGCTGACGCTCCTGGCCGCCGCGCTCCTGACGCTTGCCGATCCTGCCGGGGACGCGCGGGGAGACGGCGGATATATCCTTCCCACCCGGCCCGCCGTGGGCGCAGACGCCCTGGACCTGCGCCGCTTTCAGGCGGGGCCGCAGGGGTCGGGGATGCGCTTCCGGGTGAGCCTGGGCCGGATCGAGAACCCCTGGAACGCCCCCTCGGGCTTCTCGGCGAACGTGACCGACGTCTTCGTGGGGGGACCTGTAGGTGGGCAGCGTACGCTGGATAACCTGCGACTGAGCGCGGCGGGCGGGGGCTGGACCTACCACCTGCGCGTGACGGGTTTCGGGAGCACGCTGGAGCGCGTGTCGGAGAACGGGGAGGGTCCCGCCTCCCTCACCGCACTCCCCGCGCCGACCGTGCGGGTGGAGGGGACCGACCTCGTGATCGACGCGGCCATTCCCCCCGGTGACTACGCCTACTGGGTCACGAGCAGCGTGTATTCCCCGCTCACGCCCGACGGCGTGCTGCGCCCGGGGGCCACGCCCGGCCCCACCGTGCTCCAGGCGGGCCGGGCGGACGCCCCCGTGCCGGTGGACGTGCTGCTGCCCTCGGGGGACCCGGCGCCCTTCACCGGGGGCACCCTCCCCGCCGTGGGGGAGACGCGCGACACCCGACCCCTCATCCTGGCGGCGGTCGGCGGCGTGGGGCTGCTGCTGGTGAGCCTGGCGACCCTGCAGCTGTGGCGGCGCACGTGA
- the metG gene encoding methionine--tRNA ligase: MTRQPETGDRTFFITTAIDYANGAPHIGHVYEKILTDALARYHRLAGYDVTFVTGTDEHGEKIAKAAAKAGQTPQTFVDDLSQRAFKGLWDRLEISYDDFIRTTEGRHKRYVQDILQRVYDAGDIYFAEYEGLYSVGAERYVTEKELVAGPDGVRRYPGDKDPPELRREANYFFKMEKYQDWLLEHIQSNPDFIQPAGYRNEVLEMLREPIGDLSISRPKSRVPWGIELPWDPDHVTYVWFDALLNYVSAPVSLGMGEETIGKAWHVIGKDILKPHAVFWPTMLRAAGLPLYRKLVVHSHILAEDGRKMGKSLGNAIDPEKLVAEYPVDAIRYTLLREATLSADSPYGEGILVSRLNSDLANDLGNLLSRTVSMIQKYRDGIIPQALELTEREHEIEAAALALPGEVLGLARDLKVNMAVETAMNFVRDLNRYIAESAPWNLAKSPETARRLDTVLYTAAEGLRVASVALEAIIPGKARELRKQLGLGGQSYALTGNWGLTPAGTRVVGGPILFPKPELPKAEAPQPATSAAESNARHTPALKKEKKPMTQTPQAAPQPTDTPAETQPVISIDDFARVDLRIAEVVAAEAVEKADKLLKLTVRLGDETRTVVSGIRKWFTPEDLVGRKVILVANLKPAKLRGIESQGMILAAEDEAGNLDLVGTGLDLPSGTKVR, encoded by the coding sequence TCGTGACGGGCACCGACGAGCACGGCGAGAAGATCGCCAAGGCCGCCGCCAAGGCCGGGCAGACGCCACAGACGTTCGTGGACGACCTGAGCCAGCGGGCTTTCAAAGGGCTGTGGGACCGCCTGGAGATCAGCTACGACGACTTCATCCGCACCACCGAGGGCCGCCACAAGCGCTACGTGCAGGACATCCTCCAGCGTGTGTACGATGCGGGCGACATCTACTTCGCGGAGTACGAGGGCCTGTACTCGGTCGGCGCCGAGCGGTATGTGACGGAAAAGGAACTCGTGGCGGGGCCGGACGGCGTGCGGCGCTACCCCGGCGACAAGGACCCGCCCGAGCTGCGGCGCGAGGCGAACTACTTCTTCAAAATGGAGAAGTACCAGGACTGGCTGCTGGAACACATCCAGTCCAACCCCGACTTCATCCAGCCCGCAGGTTATCGCAACGAGGTGCTGGAGATGCTGCGCGAGCCCATCGGGGACCTCTCCATCAGCCGCCCGAAGTCGCGGGTGCCGTGGGGCATCGAACTGCCGTGGGACCCCGACCACGTGACCTACGTCTGGTTCGACGCGCTGCTGAACTATGTCTCCGCGCCCGTCAGCCTGGGCATGGGCGAGGAGACCATCGGCAAGGCGTGGCACGTCATCGGCAAGGACATCCTCAAGCCGCACGCGGTCTTCTGGCCGACCATGCTGAGAGCGGCGGGGCTGCCCCTCTACCGCAAGCTGGTGGTCCACAGCCACATCCTCGCCGAGGACGGGCGCAAGATGGGCAAGTCGCTCGGCAACGCCATCGACCCGGAAAAGCTGGTCGCCGAGTACCCGGTGGACGCCATCCGCTACACGCTGCTGCGCGAGGCGACCCTCAGCGCGGACAGCCCTTACGGCGAGGGCATTCTGGTCTCGCGGCTGAATTCCGACCTCGCCAACGATCTGGGCAACCTCCTCTCGCGCACCGTCAGCATGATTCAGAAGTACCGGGACGGCATCATTCCGCAGGCACTGGAACTCACCGAGCGTGAGCACGAGATCGAGGCGGCCGCACTCGCCCTCCCCGGCGAGGTGCTGGGCCTGGCCCGCGACCTGAAGGTGAACATGGCGGTCGAGACGGCGATGAACTTCGTGCGCGACCTCAACCGCTACATCGCGGAGAGTGCGCCCTGGAACCTCGCCAAGTCGCCGGAGACGGCGCGGCGACTGGACACAGTGCTCTACACGGCGGCCGAAGGCTTGCGCGTCGCCAGCGTCGCCCTGGAGGCCATCATTCCCGGCAAGGCGCGCGAACTCCGCAAGCAGCTCGGCCTGGGGGGACAGTCGTACGCCCTGACGGGGAACTGGGGCCTCACGCCCGCCGGAACGCGGGTGGTGGGCGGCCCGATCCTCTTCCCCAAGCCGGAACTGCCGAAAGCCGAGGCGCCTCAGCCCGCGACGAGCGCCGCTGAGAGCAATGCCCGTCACACCCCCGCCCTCAAGAAAGAGAAGAAGCCCATGACCCAGACGCCGCAGGCCGCCCCCCAGCCCACCGACACCCCCGCCGAGACGCAGCCCGTCATCTCCATCGACGACTTCGCCCGGGTGGACCTGCGAATCGCGGAGGTCGTCGCCGCCGAGGCGGTCGAAAAGGCCGACAAGCTGCTCAAGCTCACCGTGCGGCTGGGCGACGAGACGCGCACGGTGGTCAGCGGCATCCGCAAGTGGTTCACGCCGGAGGACCTGGTGGGCCGCAAGGTCATCCTGGTCGCCAACCTCAAGCCTGCGAAATTGCGCGGCATCGAGTCGCAGGGCATGATCCTCGCCGCCGAGGATGAGGCGGGAAATCTCGACCTGGTGGGGACGGGGCTGGACCTGCCGAGCGGGACGAAGGTGCGGTAG
- the rapZ gene encoding RNase adapter RapZ, giving the protein MPFVIVSGLSGSGKSTALRTLEDAGFFITDNLPPELWGAMHDLGAARGLTRVAVSTDARTRDFLGALEDSYQRLSRRREDLHVLFLEATSEVLLQRYNLTRRVHPLGETLMVDFARERELLAPLRAIADTVIDTTRLTAAELAGRVLQTFRLEQDFSLRLLSFGFKHTPPRDADLTLDVRSLPNPHWVPELRPRTGLEPDVANYVFQDEDSEQFYGEIRDFVRTAAERARASGRRGYTVAVGCTGGQHRSVAVAERLARDLVDLDAEVVGHRDMHLGESP; this is encoded by the coding sequence ATGCCGTTCGTGATCGTCTCGGGCCTGTCGGGAAGTGGAAAGAGCACCGCGCTCCGCACACTGGAGGACGCGGGCTTTTTCATCACCGACAACCTGCCGCCCGAGCTGTGGGGGGCAATGCACGACCTGGGGGCGGCGCGGGGGCTGACGCGGGTGGCGGTCAGCACGGACGCGCGCACGCGGGACTTTCTGGGCGCGCTGGAGGACAGCTACCAGCGGCTCTCACGCCGCCGCGAGGACCTGCACGTGCTGTTCCTGGAGGCGACCTCGGAGGTGCTGCTCCAGCGCTACAACCTGACGCGCCGGGTGCATCCCCTGGGCGAGACGTTGATGGTGGATTTTGCGCGCGAACGCGAGTTGCTTGCCCCCCTGCGCGCCATCGCGGACACGGTGATCGACACGACCCGGCTGACCGCCGCCGAACTGGCCGGGCGGGTCTTGCAGACCTTCCGGCTGGAACAGGACTTCAGCCTGCGGTTGCTGAGCTTCGGGTTCAAGCACACGCCGCCGCGCGACGCGGACCTGACGCTCGACGTGCGCTCGTTGCCCAACCCCCACTGGGTCCCCGAGTTGCGCCCCCGGACAGGTCTGGAGCCCGACGTGGCGAACTACGTGTTTCAGGACGAGGATTCCGAACAGTTCTACGGCGAGATCCGGGACTTCGTGCGGACGGCGGCGGAGCGGGCGCGGGCGTCGGGGCGCCGGGGGTATACCGTGGCGGTGGGGTGCACGGGCGGACAGCACCGCTCGGTAGCGGTCGCCGAGCGGCTGGCACGGGACCTGGTGGACCTGGATGCGGAGGTGGTGGGGCACCGCGACATGCACCTGGGAGAGAGCCCATGA